Proteins co-encoded in one Streptomyces sp. SLBN-31 genomic window:
- a CDS encoding DUF885 domain-containing protein — protein MSQTTNMLPRQVADAYVDEVIALDPVTGTYLGVKESSSRLPDLSPGGQEALAQLARRTLARLDEAERQPGADSDVERRCGRLLRERLTAEVAVHEAEEDLRRVGNLGTPVHSVREVFTVTPNRTDEDWAAITERLRGVPVALAGYRESLELGLERKLYAAPRPTATFVGQLTEWSDTDGKGRGWFEEFASDGPDSLRAELDEAARGATAAVVELRDWMRDVYAPAIEGAPDTVGRERYARWARYFNGTDLDLDEAYAYGWSEFHRLLGEMKREAEKILPGAETPWVALAHLDEHGKHIDGVDEVRDWLQGLMDQAIADLDGTHFELAERVRKVESCIAPPGGAAAPYYTPPSEDFSRPGRTWLPTMGQTRFPVYDLVSTWYHEGVPGHHLQLAQWAHVAGNLSRYQATLGGVSANAEGWALYAERLMDELGYLKDAEQRLGYLDAQMMRAARVIVDIGMHLELEIPADSPFHPGERWTPELAQEFFGAHSSRPADFVESELTRYLTIPGQAIGYKLGERAWLLGREKARERHGESFDLKAWHMAALSQGSLGLDDLVDELAQL, from the coding sequence ATGTCGCAGACCACGAACATGCTGCCCCGACAGGTCGCCGACGCGTACGTCGACGAGGTCATCGCCCTCGACCCGGTGACGGGTACGTACCTCGGTGTGAAGGAGAGCTCCAGCAGGCTGCCCGATCTCTCGCCCGGCGGCCAGGAGGCGCTGGCGCAGTTGGCCCGCCGTACCCTGGCCCGGCTCGACGAGGCAGAACGGCAGCCCGGCGCGGACAGTGACGTCGAGCGCCGGTGCGGCCGGCTGCTGCGCGAGCGACTCACCGCGGAAGTCGCCGTGCACGAGGCCGAGGAGGACCTGCGCCGGGTCGGCAACCTCGGCACACCGGTGCACTCGGTGCGCGAGGTGTTCACCGTGACGCCGAACCGGACCGACGAGGACTGGGCGGCCATCACCGAACGGCTGCGCGGCGTGCCGGTCGCGCTGGCCGGCTACCGGGAGTCCCTGGAGCTCGGCCTCGAGCGCAAGCTGTACGCGGCGCCGCGGCCGACCGCCACGTTCGTCGGACAGCTCACCGAGTGGTCGGACACCGACGGCAAGGGCCGCGGCTGGTTCGAGGAGTTCGCCTCGGACGGACCTGATTCGCTGCGCGCGGAGCTGGACGAGGCCGCCCGTGGGGCGACCGCGGCGGTCGTGGAGCTGCGGGACTGGATGCGCGACGTGTACGCGCCGGCGATCGAGGGCGCCCCGGACACGGTCGGCCGCGAGCGCTACGCCCGCTGGGCCCGCTACTTCAACGGCACCGACCTCGACCTGGACGAGGCGTACGCGTACGGCTGGTCGGAGTTCCACCGGCTGCTCGGCGAGATGAAGCGGGAGGCCGAGAAGATCCTGCCCGGCGCCGAGACCCCCTGGGTGGCGCTCGCGCACCTCGATGAGCACGGCAAGCACATCGACGGCGTCGACGAGGTCCGCGACTGGCTGCAGGGCCTGATGGACCAGGCGATCGCGGACCTCGACGGCACGCACTTCGAACTCGCCGAGCGGGTACGGAAGGTGGAGTCGTGCATCGCCCCGCCCGGAGGCGCGGCGGCGCCGTACTACACGCCGCCCTCCGAGGACTTCTCCCGTCCGGGACGCACCTGGCTGCCGACGATGGGCCAGACCCGCTTCCCGGTCTACGACCTGGTGTCCACCTGGTACCACGAGGGCGTGCCGGGGCATCATCTGCAGCTGGCGCAGTGGGCGCACGTCGCCGGGAATCTCTCCCGCTACCAGGCCACGCTCGGCGGGGTCAGCGCCAACGCCGAGGGCTGGGCGCTGTACGCGGAGAGGCTGATGGACGAGCTCGGCTATCTCAAGGACGCGGAGCAGCGGCTCGGCTACCTGGACGCGCAGATGATGCGGGCCGCCCGGGTCATCGTCGACATCGGCATGCACCTGGAGCTGGAGATCCCGGCGGACTCCCCGTTCCACCCGGGTGAGCGCTGGACGCCCGAGCTGGCGCAGGAGTTCTTCGGCGCCCACAGCAGCCGCCCGGCGGACTTCGTGGAGAGCGAGCTGACCCGCTACCTGACCATCCCGGGCCAGGCGATCGGCTACAAGCTCGGCGAACGGGCCTGGCTGCTGGGCCGGGAGAAGGCCCGCGAGCGGCACGGCGAGTCCTTCGACCTCAAGGCCTGGCACATGGCCGCGCTCTCGCAGGGCTCGCTGGGCCTGGACGACCTGGTGGACGAGCTGGCCCAACTGTGA
- a CDS encoding immunity 21 family protein produces the protein MVRYADPGALEWVESGGGPLIAVPETVLPFWAGADGEETASDYDRACEVDGVVGLLPVGDSAALVLGDEPASTAYLPEHGAFVRWCAANSEDELLSGVPAALATADWENEVRWEVPGPVVLFDSAWPGNETGRTDCLKVPLEPGSYAVRAANVQPGPETWLGLVQLRRLD, from the coding sequence ATGGTGCGATACGCGGATCCCGGGGCGTTGGAGTGGGTGGAGTCGGGCGGCGGCCCGCTCATAGCGGTGCCGGAGACGGTCCTGCCGTTCTGGGCGGGCGCGGACGGCGAGGAGACCGCCTCCGACTACGACCGCGCCTGCGAGGTCGACGGGGTCGTCGGCCTGCTCCCGGTCGGTGACTCGGCGGCCCTGGTCCTCGGCGACGAACCCGCCTCCACCGCTTACCTTCCGGAACACGGCGCCTTCGTACGGTGGTGCGCCGCGAACTCCGAGGACGAGCTGCTGTCCGGCGTCCCGGCCGCCCTCGCCACGGCCGACTGGGAGAACGAGGTGCGCTGGGAAGTGCCGGGCCCGGTCGTCCTGTTCGACTCGGCCTGGCCCGGGAACGAGACCGGTCGGACGGACTGCCTCAAGGTCCCTCTCGAGCCGGGCAGTTACGCGGTTCGCGCGGCCAACGTCCAGCCCGGCCCCGAGACGTGGCTCGGCCTCGTACAGCTTCGGCGGCTCGACTGA
- a CDS encoding rhodanese-like domain-containing protein, producing the protein MTSTTTAVNPVLRVAPAAPAEAAAHFRASLAFHADVSDVAAALAAGGDPGFVVLDSRSTESWDQGHIPGAVHLPTALIPEQAEALLDKSVPVVTYCWGPGCNGATRAALALAELGYRVKEMLGGFEYWAREGFAYESWEGAGRRAADPLTAPVGTEDCGC; encoded by the coding sequence ATGACCAGTACCACCACCGCCGTGAACCCCGTCCTGCGTGTCGCCCCGGCGGCCCCGGCCGAGGCCGCCGCCCACTTCCGGGCGAGCCTCGCCTTCCACGCCGACGTCTCCGACGTGGCCGCCGCGCTCGCGGCCGGCGGCGATCCCGGCTTCGTCGTCCTGGACTCCCGTTCCACCGAGTCCTGGGACCAGGGCCACATCCCCGGCGCCGTCCACCTGCCGACCGCGCTCATCCCCGAACAGGCGGAAGCCCTCCTCGACAAGTCGGTGCCGGTCGTCACCTACTGCTGGGGTCCCGGCTGCAACGGCGCGACCCGGGCCGCGCTGGCCCTCGCGGAACTCGGCTACCGCGTCAAGGAGATGCTCGGCGGATTCGAGTACTGGGCACGCGAGGGCTTCGCATACGAGAGCTGGGAGGGCGCCGGCCGCCGCGCCGCCGACCCGCTGACGGCGCCGGTGGGCACGGAGGACTGCGGCTGCTGA
- a CDS encoding pentapeptide repeat-containing protein — MGGGLGRGRRGDTQDGVHGGGGTGHDLAFRRRSSLRGSSLRGSSLRGSSLRRSSLRRSSLGRSSLGRSSLRQKIYGRRPAP; from the coding sequence GTGGGCGGCGGCCTCGGCCGGGGCCGCCGGGGCGACACGCAGGACGGGGTTCACGGCGGTGGTGGTACTGGTCATGATCTGGCCTTTCGCCGACGTTCCTCGCTACGAGGTTCTTCGCTACGAGGTTCTTCGTTACGGGGTTCTTCGCTACGGCGTTCTTCGCTACGGCGTTCTTCGCTGGGACGTTCTTCGCTGGGACGTTCTTCGCTACGCCAGAAAATCTACGGTCGTCGACCGGCACCCTGA
- a CDS encoding Lrp/AsnC family transcriptional regulator codes for MTAFSPDATDWRILDVLQREGRASFAELARAVSMSPSAVTERVRRLEEAGVIQGYAAVVDPERLGLPILAFVRLRYPNGNYKPFHDLVAVTPEILEAHHVTGDDCFVIKVAARSMRHLEEVSGKIGSLGSVTTSVVYSSPLPRRPLGH; via the coding sequence ATGACCGCGTTTTCCCCGGACGCCACCGACTGGCGCATCCTCGACGTCCTGCAACGTGAGGGACGGGCCAGTTTCGCCGAGCTGGCGCGTGCCGTGTCCATGTCGCCGAGCGCGGTCACCGAACGGGTGCGGCGGCTGGAGGAGGCGGGGGTCATCCAGGGGTACGCCGCCGTCGTGGACCCCGAACGGCTGGGACTGCCGATCCTCGCATTCGTCCGGCTGCGCTACCCGAACGGCAACTACAAGCCCTTCCACGACCTGGTCGCCGTGACGCCCGAGATCCTGGAGGCGCACCATGTGACGGGCGACGACTGCTTCGTCATCAAGGTCGCCGCCCGCTCGATGCGGCACCTGGAGGAGGTGTCGGGGAAGATCGGGTCGCTCGGTTCGGTGACCACGAGCGTCGTGTACTCCTCACCGCTGCCCCGGCGCCCACTGGGTCACTGA
- a CDS encoding AAA family ATPase — translation MRLHRLDITAFGPFGGSQSVDFDTLSAAGLFLLHGPTGAGKTSVLDAVCYALYGTVPGARQSGQGLTLRSDHAATGTRTAVTLELTVAGRRLEVTRQPPWERPKKRGSGTTLEKAQSWLREYDATAGAWKDLSRSHQEIGEEITQLLGMSREQFCQVVLLPQGDFARFLRADAESRGRLLGRLFDTHRFAEVEKRLAERRRAAEARVREGDATLLADAHRMQQAAGGAMTLPELQPGEPGLAEAVLTAAAVARTTAREQLTIAHCRLTAAESGQAAAERELGEARELARLQQRFTEARERAARLQEHAEAHRAAQERMDRARKAEAVAPALELRDAADAEHRRAAQAEAGARALLRDALEAEGAGGPRSGAAPADDVDASAHAGASGLAVAARRAAEELGGLESARRAEQRLSELLTERAGLDREERADAEVLQEAEAWLAGWEEIRTGLQSAVESAQEAATRAEQLAVQRDPARRRLAAARQRDQFARDTDDAQRQVTAATERALKARAEWLDVKEQRLNGIAAELAAQLTDGEPCAVCGATEHPAPARKDAGHVDRETEERALAVSQEADEQRVEAERRLGVVQRALAAAEGEAGDTPTEQLASQAQELERLYAEARNAASALHTASERLRQAEQEHERRVAARQQAAVRTASRVARRDALDRERTTLEQQLTHARGTAASVSIRATQLERRVALLTDAADTARAAEDTAQRLKDADARLADAAFRAGFDTPQAAAAALLDAAAHRELQHRLDAWQSEESAVRAVLAEDDTAAAARRSPADLAGAQRTAAAAAQRLREAASARDAAARRCAELDRLSARSADGVRALAPLREEYDRVARLAALTAGTSAENERKMRLESYVLAARLEQVAAAATVRLQRMSSGRYTLVHSDDRAGRGRSGLGLHVVDAWTGRERDTATLSGGETFFASLALALGLADVVTDEAGGVRLDTLFIDEGFGSLDDQTLDEVLDVLDSLRERDRSVGIVSHVADLRRRIHAQLEVVKGRSGSVVRQRGQ, via the coding sequence GTGAGGCTGCACCGGCTGGACATCACCGCCTTCGGGCCCTTCGGCGGCTCCCAGTCCGTCGACTTCGACACCCTGTCCGCGGCCGGGCTGTTCCTCCTGCACGGACCGACCGGCGCCGGCAAGACATCCGTTCTGGACGCCGTGTGCTACGCGCTGTACGGCACCGTCCCGGGCGCCCGCCAGAGCGGCCAGGGCCTCACCCTGCGCAGCGACCACGCGGCGACCGGCACCCGCACCGCGGTGACCCTCGAACTGACCGTCGCCGGACGCCGGTTGGAGGTCACCCGGCAGCCCCCCTGGGAGCGGCCCAAGAAGCGCGGCTCGGGCACCACCCTCGAAAAGGCGCAGAGCTGGCTGCGCGAGTACGACGCGACCGCCGGCGCCTGGAAGGACCTCAGCCGCTCCCACCAGGAGATCGGCGAGGAGATCACCCAGCTGCTCGGCATGAGCCGCGAGCAGTTCTGCCAGGTCGTGCTGTTGCCCCAGGGCGACTTCGCCCGCTTCCTGCGTGCCGACGCGGAGTCCCGCGGCAGGCTGCTGGGCCGTCTCTTCGACACCCACCGCTTCGCCGAGGTCGAAAAACGCCTCGCCGAGCGCCGGCGTGCCGCCGAGGCCCGGGTCCGCGAGGGAGACGCGACCCTGCTGGCCGACGCCCACCGCATGCAGCAGGCGGCCGGCGGCGCGATGACTCTGCCGGAACTGCAGCCGGGCGAGCCGGGGCTGGCCGAAGCGGTGCTGACCGCCGCCGCCGTCGCCCGCACGACCGCCCGCGAGCAGCTGACGATCGCCCACTGCCGGCTGACGGCCGCGGAGTCCGGGCAGGCGGCGGCCGAGCGGGAACTCGGCGAGGCGCGCGAACTGGCCCGGCTACAGCAGCGGTTCACCGAGGCCCGGGAGCGTGCCGCACGGCTGCAGGAGCACGCCGAAGCCCACCGGGCGGCGCAGGAACGCATGGACCGGGCCCGCAAGGCCGAGGCGGTGGCGCCCGCCCTGGAACTGCGGGACGCGGCCGACGCGGAACACCGCAGGGCGGCCCAGGCGGAGGCAGGGGCCCGTGCGCTGCTGCGGGACGCCCTCGAGGCGGAAGGAGCCGGCGGCCCGCGCTCGGGTGCGGCCCCTGCTGACGACGTGGACGCGTCGGCCCACGCCGGGGCCTCCGGGCTCGCGGTCGCCGCGCGGCGGGCGGCCGAGGAGCTGGGCGGGCTGGAGTCGGCCCGCCGTGCCGAGCAGCGGCTGAGCGAACTCCTCACGGAGCGCGCCGGGCTGGACCGGGAGGAGCGGGCCGACGCGGAGGTCCTTCAGGAGGCCGAGGCCTGGCTCGCCGGCTGGGAGGAGATCCGCACCGGCCTCCAGAGCGCCGTCGAGTCCGCCCAGGAGGCGGCCACCCGGGCCGAGCAGCTGGCCGTGCAGCGGGACCCCGCCCGCAGGAGGCTCGCCGCGGCCCGGCAGCGCGACCAGTTCGCGCGGGACACCGACGACGCCCAGCGGCAGGTGACCGCCGCCACGGAACGCGCCCTGAAGGCCCGCGCCGAGTGGCTGGACGTCAAGGAACAGCGGCTGAACGGCATCGCCGCCGAGCTGGCCGCCCAGCTCACCGACGGCGAGCCCTGCGCGGTCTGCGGAGCCACCGAACACCCGGCACCGGCCCGTAAGGACGCGGGACACGTCGACCGGGAGACCGAGGAGCGCGCGCTCGCCGTCTCCCAGGAGGCCGACGAACAGCGCGTCGAGGCCGAGCGCCGCCTCGGCGTCGTACAACGGGCACTGGCCGCCGCCGAGGGTGAGGCCGGCGACACTCCCACCGAACAACTGGCCTCCCAGGCGCAGGAGTTGGAGAGGCTGTACGCCGAGGCGCGAAACGCGGCGTCCGCGCTGCACACCGCGAGCGAGCGGCTGCGCCAGGCCGAGCAGGAACACGAGCGGCGAGTCGCCGCCCGGCAGCAGGCCGCCGTACGGACCGCCTCCCGGGTCGCCCGCCGCGACGCCCTCGACCGGGAACGCACGACCCTGGAACAGCAGCTCACCCACGCGCGCGGCACCGCCGCGAGCGTCTCGATCCGCGCCACCCAGCTGGAGCGCCGGGTCGCCCTGCTCACCGACGCCGCCGACACCGCGCGCGCCGCCGAGGACACCGCGCAGCGACTCAAGGACGCCGACGCCCGGCTGGCCGACGCCGCCTTCCGCGCCGGCTTCGACACCCCGCAGGCCGCGGCCGCCGCGCTCCTCGACGCGGCCGCCCACCGCGAGCTGCAACACCGCCTGGACGCCTGGCAGTCCGAGGAGTCGGCGGTCCGTGCCGTGCTCGCGGAGGACGACACCGCGGCCGCCGCCCGGCGATCCCCGGCCGACCTCGCCGGCGCCCAGCGGACGGCCGCCGCCGCGGCCCAGCGCCTGCGCGAGGCCGCCTCGGCCCGCGACGCGGCGGCCCGCCGCTGCGCCGAACTCGACCGGCTCTCCGCCCGCTCGGCCGACGGCGTCCGCGCACTGGCACCGCTGCGCGAGGAGTACGACCGCGTCGCCCGCCTGGCCGCCCTCACGGCCGGCACCTCCGCGGAGAACGAGCGCAAGATGCGCCTGGAGTCGTACGTACTGGCCGCCCGCCTGGAACAGGTGGCCGCCGCGGCGACCGTCCGACTGCAGCGCATGTCCTCCGGCCGCTACACGCTGGTCCACTCCGACGACCGCGCCGGACGCGGCCGCAGCGGTCTCGGACTGCACGTCGTCGACGCGTGGACCGGACGCGAGCGGGACACGGCGACCCTGTCCGGCGGGGAGACCTTCTTCGCCTCCCTCGCCCTCGCCCTCGGCCTGGCGGACGTCGTCACGGACGAGGCGGGCGGGGTCCGCCTGGACACCCTCTTCATCGACGAGGGCTTCGGCAGCCTCGACGACCAGACCCTCGACGAGGTCCTGGACGTGCTCGACTCGCTGCGCGAGCGCGACCGCAGCGTCGGCATCGTCAGTCACGTCGCCGACCTGAGACGGCGCATCCACGCCCAGTTGGAGGTCGTGAAGGGCAGATCGGGATCGGTGGTCCGGCAGCGCGGTCAGTGA
- a CDS encoding exonuclease SbcCD subunit D yields MRLLHTSDWHLGRAFHRVNMLGAQAEFIGHLVATVREHGVDAVVVSGDVYDRAVPPLAAVELFDDALHRLADLGVPTVMISGNHDSARRLGVGAGLIGRAGIHLRTEPAACGTPVVLTDSHGDVAFYGLPYLEPALVKDEFGVEKVGHETVLAAAMDRVRADLATRAPGTRSVVLAHAFVTGGEASDSERDITVGGVASVPAGVFEGVDYTALGHLHGCQTITDRVRYSGSPLPYSFSEADHRKTMWLVDLDAEGAVTAERVDCPVPRALARVRGTLEDLLADPRLTPHEEAWVEVTLTDAVRPADPMARLTERFPHTLSLLFDPDRAPDDPDVSYARRLAGRSDHEIAEDFVAHVRGAGPDERERIVLRDAFDAVRADEALREVAR; encoded by the coding sequence ATGAGGCTGTTGCACACTTCCGACTGGCATCTCGGCCGGGCGTTCCACCGGGTGAACATGCTCGGGGCCCAGGCCGAGTTCATCGGCCACCTGGTCGCGACCGTGCGCGAGCACGGCGTGGACGCGGTGGTCGTGTCGGGAGACGTGTACGACCGTGCGGTGCCCCCGCTGGCCGCGGTCGAGCTGTTCGACGACGCCCTGCACCGCCTCGCCGACCTCGGCGTCCCGACGGTGATGATCTCCGGGAACCACGACTCGGCCCGCCGGCTCGGCGTCGGCGCCGGCCTCATCGGGCGCGCGGGCATCCACCTGCGCACCGAACCGGCCGCGTGCGGGACCCCGGTGGTGCTCACCGACTCCCACGGGGACGTGGCCTTCTACGGACTGCCGTACCTCGAACCGGCCCTCGTCAAGGACGAGTTCGGGGTGGAGAAGGTCGGCCACGAGACGGTGCTCGCCGCCGCCATGGACCGCGTCCGCGCCGACCTCGCCACGCGCGCGCCGGGCACCCGCTCCGTCGTCCTCGCCCACGCCTTCGTCACCGGAGGCGAGGCCAGCGACAGCGAACGGGACATCACCGTCGGCGGGGTCGCCTCCGTACCCGCCGGCGTCTTCGAGGGCGTCGACTACACGGCGCTGGGCCACCTGCACGGCTGCCAGACCATCACCGACCGGGTCCGCTACTCCGGCTCCCCGCTGCCGTACTCCTTCTCGGAGGCCGACCACCGCAAGACCATGTGGCTGGTCGACCTCGACGCCGAGGGCGCCGTCACCGCCGAACGCGTCGACTGCCCGGTCCCGCGCGCGCTGGCCCGCGTCCGGGGCACCCTGGAGGACCTGCTCGCCGACCCCCGTCTCACGCCGCACGAGGAGGCGTGGGTCGAGGTCACCCTCACCGACGCCGTCCGCCCGGCCGACCCCATGGCCCGCCTCACCGAGCGCTTCCCGCACACCCTCAGCCTGCTCTTCGACCCCGACCGGGCTCCGGACGATCCCGACGTGTCGTACGCCCGGCGGCTCGCGGGCCGCAGCGACCACGAGATCGCCGAGGACTTCGTCGCCCATGTGCGCGGCGCGGGACCCGACGAGCGGGAACGGATCGTGCTGCGGGACGCCTTCGACGCGGTGCGCGCGGACGAGGCCCTGCGGGAGGTGGCGCGGTGA
- a CDS encoding YigZ family protein, whose translation MQDEYRTVARAGVHETEVNRSRFLCALAPAATEREAQDFVAAVRKEHADATHNCWAYVIGADASVQKASDDGEPGGTAGVPMLQMLLRREMRYVVAVVTRYYGGVKLGAGGLIRAYGGAVGEALDALGTLTRRRFRLATVTVDHQRAGKVQNDLRSTGRDVRDVRYSEAVAMEIALPDADVDAFRAWLADATAGTAGFELGGEAYGDA comes from the coding sequence ATGCAGGACGAGTACCGCACAGTGGCCCGCGCGGGCGTGCACGAGACCGAGGTCAACCGTTCCCGTTTCCTGTGCGCCCTCGCCCCGGCCGCCACCGAGCGGGAGGCCCAGGACTTCGTCGCCGCCGTCCGCAAGGAGCACGCGGACGCCACCCACAACTGCTGGGCCTACGTCATCGGCGCCGATGCCTCCGTGCAGAAGGCGAGCGACGACGGCGAACCGGGCGGCACGGCCGGCGTCCCCATGCTGCAGATGCTGCTGCGCCGCGAGATGCGCTACGTCGTCGCCGTCGTCACCCGCTACTACGGCGGCGTCAAACTCGGCGCGGGCGGCCTCATCAGGGCCTACGGCGGTGCGGTCGGCGAGGCGCTCGACGCCCTCGGCACCCTCACCCGCCGCCGCTTCCGGCTCGCCACGGTGACCGTCGACCACCAGCGCGCCGGCAAGGTGCAGAACGACCTGCGCTCCACCGGCCGAGACGTACGTGACGTCCGTTACAGCGAGGCCGTCGCCATGGAGATCGCCCTGCCCGACGCCGACGTCGACGCCTTCCGGGCCTGGCTGGCCGACGCGACGGCCGGGACGGCGGGGTTCGAACTGGGTGGGGAAGCTTACGGGGACGCGTGA
- a CDS encoding histidine phosphatase family protein, with the protein MIARTGAGPLRRLVVLRHAKSAWPVGVPDHERPLAPRGRRDAPAAGRALAEADCLPDLALCSTAVRALQTWELASAQWGTPPPVRRDARLYAAEPVDLLEAVHEVSPEVETLLLIGHNPGLEELVLTLAGDGLDDTLDEVRTNFPTSAIAVLAWRGTTWRTLAPGMALLTSMIVPRGRKKGGGAER; encoded by the coding sequence ATGATCGCGCGCACGGGCGCGGGGCCGCTGCGCCGGTTGGTCGTGCTGCGGCACGCCAAGTCCGCCTGGCCGGTGGGCGTCCCGGACCACGAGCGGCCCCTCGCACCGCGCGGCCGCCGGGACGCCCCGGCCGCGGGGCGCGCCCTCGCCGAGGCCGACTGCCTGCCCGATCTCGCCCTGTGCTCCACCGCCGTACGCGCCCTTCAGACCTGGGAACTGGCCTCGGCCCAGTGGGGCACGCCCCCGCCGGTACGGCGGGACGCCCGGCTGTACGCCGCCGAACCGGTTGACCTGCTGGAAGCCGTGCACGAGGTGTCTCCGGAGGTCGAGACGCTGCTGCTGATCGGGCACAACCCCGGACTGGAGGAACTCGTCCTGACGCTCGCCGGGGACGGCCTCGACGACACCTTGGACGAGGTGCGCACGAATTTCCCGACCTCGGCGATCGCGGTCCTGGCCTGGCGCGGCACCACCTGGCGGACCCTCGCCCCGGGCATGGCGCTGCTGACGAGCATGATCGTGCCCCGGGGGAGGAAGAAGGGCGGCGGCGCCGAGCGCTGA
- a CDS encoding jacalin-like lectin, with amino-acid sequence MRRLFACLAVAAATLGGLTATAPSAAAADSGSFSVLSYNVAGLPESLSSASTPRDTSTTAIGQRIAPYDIVHVEEDFNYHAYLYAADTAHAYRTPTSGGAGIGSGLNTLSKIPYDTDDFERVRWNSCQVDSGDCLTPKGFTFMRERLAEGVYVDFYNLHTNAGTNDGDEASRADNLNQLTAFIKAHSAGNAVVVMGDTNTRYTRSADTIGEFASANGLTDAWVQLIRGGTPPAKGSDALVCDQSGATVPNTCEVVDKVLYRGSKLVSLNATTYNNEHAKFLTDAGLMLSDHDPITAGFTWSRNSSFQLSDQYGGPHGDYYNDIDSVPAGARATTVALRSGSRVDQMSLTLTNGTTLAHGGTGGTAASLTLGSGEYVTSAYLCQGQYSGHTRIFYAKYTTNLGRTLAGGTTTSDCVTRTAPSGWQITGFHGRSGDAVDKIGFIYTQR; translated from the coding sequence ATGCGCAGACTCTTCGCCTGCCTGGCCGTGGCGGCCGCCACGCTCGGCGGGCTCACCGCGACCGCTCCCTCCGCGGCCGCCGCGGACTCCGGTTCCTTCAGCGTCCTCAGCTACAACGTGGCGGGCCTGCCCGAGAGCCTCTCCAGCGCCTCCACGCCGCGCGACACCAGCACCACGGCCATCGGCCAGCGCATCGCCCCCTACGACATCGTCCACGTGGAGGAGGACTTCAACTACCACGCGTACCTCTACGCCGCCGACACCGCGCACGCCTACCGCACCCCCACCAGTGGCGGCGCCGGCATCGGCAGCGGTCTCAACACCCTGTCCAAGATCCCCTACGACACCGACGACTTCGAGCGCGTCCGCTGGAACTCCTGCCAGGTCGACTCGGGTGACTGCCTGACCCCCAAGGGCTTCACCTTCATGCGCGAGCGCCTGGCCGAGGGCGTCTACGTCGACTTCTACAACCTGCACACCAACGCGGGCACCAACGACGGCGACGAGGCCTCCCGCGCCGACAACCTCAACCAGCTCACCGCCTTCATCAAGGCGCACTCGGCGGGCAACGCCGTCGTGGTCATGGGCGACACCAACACCCGCTACACCCGTTCCGCCGACACCATCGGCGAGTTCGCCTCCGCCAACGGCCTCACGGACGCCTGGGTGCAGCTGATACGGGGCGGCACCCCGCCCGCCAAGGGCAGCGACGCGCTGGTCTGCGACCAGTCCGGGGCGACGGTGCCCAACACCTGCGAGGTCGTCGACAAGGTCCTCTACCGCGGCAGCAAGCTCGTCTCCCTGAACGCGACCACGTACAACAACGAGCACGCCAAGTTCCTCACCGACGCCGGGCTGATGCTCTCCGACCACGACCCGATCACCGCCGGCTTCACCTGGTCGCGCAACTCATCGTTCCAGCTCAGCGACCAGTACGGCGGCCCGCACGGCGACTACTACAACGACATCGACAGCGTGCCGGCCGGCGCCCGCGCCACCACCGTCGCGCTGCGCAGCGGCAGCCGCGTCGACCAGATGAGCCTCACCCTGACGAACGGCACCACGCTCGCCCACGGCGGGACCGGCGGCACCGCGGCCTCCCTCACCCTCGGCAGCGGCGAGTACGTCACCTCGGCCTACCTCTGCCAGGGCCAGTACAGCGGCCACACTCGGATCTTCTACGCCAAGTACACGACCAACCTCGGCCGCACCCTGGCCGGCGGCACCACGACCTCCGACTGCGTGACCCGTACCGCCCCGAGCGGCTGGCAGATCACGGGCTTCCACGGACGCTCCGGCGACGCGGTCGACAAGATCGGCTTCATCTACACCCAGCGCTAG
- a CDS encoding CoA-binding protein, with protein MYGDSATVRKILTELGDTWAIVGLSTNERRAAHGVADVLQRFGKRIVPVHPKAETVHGEQGYASLADIPFDVDVVDVFVNSDLAGPIADEAAAIGAKAVWFQLGVVDEAAYERTRAAGLDMVMDRCPAIEIPRLG; from the coding sequence GTGTACGGCGACTCAGCAACAGTCCGCAAGATCCTCACCGAGCTCGGCGACACCTGGGCGATCGTGGGCCTGTCGACGAACGAGCGGCGGGCGGCCCACGGCGTCGCCGACGTCCTCCAGCGCTTCGGCAAGCGCATCGTGCCCGTTCACCCCAAGGCGGAGACGGTGCACGGCGAGCAGGGGTACGCCTCCCTCGCCGACATCCCCTTCGACGTCGACGTCGTCGATGTCTTCGTCAACAGCGACCTCGCCGGACCGATCGCCGACGAAGCGGCCGCCATCGGTGCCAAGGCCGTCTGGTTCCAGCTCGGCGTCGTCGACGAGGCCGCGTACGAGCGCACCCGCGCCGCCGGTCTCGACATGGTCATGGACCGCTGCCCCGCGATCGAGATCCCGCGGCTGGGCTGA